In a single window of the Pseudomonas entomophila genome:
- the nrfB gene encoding cyclic di-3',5'-guanylate-activated glycosyltransferase NrfB produces MSLAFIDFLTYVLFGLKILAIILATLMFVLGLDDLFIDLCYWGRKLIRRFRIYDKFEKADEKRLFEVPEKPLAIMVPAWNEVGVVGEMARLAASTIDYENYQIFVGTYPNDPQTQADVDAVCLHYPNVHKVVCARPGPTSKADCLNNIIDAILRFQQDARIEFAGFILHDAEDVISPMELRLFNYLLPNKDMIQIPVYPYAPEWKGFTAGHYVDEFAENHGKDVIVREALTGQVPSAGVGTCFSRRAISALLEDGDGIAFDVQSLTEDYDIGFRLKQKGMKCIFARYSITDPALALKQDWRPGMSREFSQVICVREHFPRDWQHAIRQKSRWIVGIVFQGTSNLGWSRKGALNYFLWRDRRGLFAYLLSFLVNLLLLVLLAMWLVTVIAPESWRFMSILGDSKLLSTLLWLNGLLLVNRLFQRGWFVTRYYGIFEGLLSAPRMMWSNFVNFFANLRALRQVMEMGDSRRVAWDKTTHEFPALASPARTPLGQRLVEKGLISEEQLHQAITSPVRRRLGRELLLRGWLDSEQLAEALAEQLDLPWAPLNPFKIAPALIAKLPRKLATHYGVLPVDEDGETLVLASESPVSQVSLGVISRQLKRPVRARLAPQGRVTLGLRYHYPSEWQKPETREMLAVLERHQDDARLLEEVSTHQVMLGTLLQVRGMVPATLFNQALIDFDPEQQSLGEHLISRGIITEEVLQQALAEQASEQQAAFDLTREVA; encoded by the coding sequence ATGAGCCTGGCTTTCATCGATTTCCTCACCTATGTCCTGTTCGGCCTGAAGATCCTCGCCATCATCCTGGCCACGCTGATGTTCGTGCTGGGCCTGGACGACCTGTTCATCGACCTGTGCTACTGGGGCCGCAAGCTGATCCGGCGTTTCCGCATCTATGACAAGTTCGAGAAAGCCGACGAGAAACGCCTGTTCGAGGTGCCGGAAAAACCCCTGGCGATCATGGTCCCGGCCTGGAACGAAGTGGGCGTGGTCGGCGAGATGGCGCGCCTGGCGGCCTCGACCATCGACTACGAGAACTACCAGATCTTCGTGGGTACCTACCCCAACGACCCACAGACCCAAGCCGACGTAGACGCGGTATGCCTGCACTACCCCAACGTGCACAAGGTGGTCTGCGCCCGCCCCGGCCCCACCAGCAAGGCTGACTGCCTGAACAACATCATCGACGCCATCCTGCGCTTCCAGCAGGACGCACGCATCGAGTTCGCCGGGTTCATCCTGCATGACGCCGAAGACGTCATCTCGCCCATGGAACTGCGCCTGTTCAACTACCTGCTGCCGAACAAGGACATGATCCAGATCCCGGTGTACCCCTACGCGCCGGAGTGGAAGGGCTTCACCGCCGGCCACTACGTCGACGAGTTCGCCGAGAACCACGGCAAGGACGTCATCGTGCGCGAGGCGCTCACCGGCCAGGTGCCCAGCGCCGGGGTCGGCACCTGCTTCAGCCGCCGGGCGATCAGCGCGCTGCTCGAGGATGGCGACGGCATCGCTTTCGACGTGCAGAGCCTGACCGAGGACTACGACATCGGTTTTCGCCTGAAGCAGAAGGGCATGAAGTGCATCTTCGCCCGCTACTCGATCACCGACCCAGCGCTTGCCCTCAAGCAGGACTGGCGCCCCGGCATGAGCCGTGAGTTCTCCCAGGTGATCTGCGTGCGCGAGCACTTCCCGCGCGACTGGCAACACGCCATTCGGCAAAAATCGCGATGGATCGTTGGTATCGTCTTCCAGGGCACCAGCAACCTCGGCTGGAGCCGCAAGGGCGCGCTCAACTACTTCCTCTGGCGCGACCGCCGCGGGCTGTTCGCCTACCTGCTGAGTTTCCTGGTCAACTTGTTGTTGCTGGTGCTGCTGGCCATGTGGCTGGTCACGGTGATCGCGCCGGAGTCGTGGCGCTTCATGTCGATCCTCGGCGACAGCAAGCTGCTCTCCACCCTGCTCTGGCTCAACGGCTTGCTGCTGGTCAACCGCCTGTTCCAGCGCGGCTGGTTCGTCACCCGCTATTACGGCATCTTCGAGGGGCTGCTGTCGGCGCCACGGATGATGTGGAGCAACTTCGTCAACTTCTTCGCCAACCTGCGCGCCCTGCGCCAGGTCATGGAGATGGGCGACTCGCGCCGAGTGGCCTGGGACAAGACCACCCACGAGTTCCCTGCCCTCGCCTCGCCTGCGCGCACACCCCTGGGCCAGCGCCTGGTGGAGAAAGGCCTGATCAGCGAGGAGCAACTGCACCAGGCGATCACCAGCCCGGTGCGCCGGCGCCTGGGCCGCGAGCTGCTGCTGCGCGGCTGGCTTGACAGCGAACAACTGGCCGAAGCCCTGGCCGAGCAACTGGACCTGCCGTGGGCGCCACTCAACCCGTTCAAGATCGCCCCCGCGCTGATTGCCAAGCTGCCGCGCAAGCTCGCCACCCATTACGGCGTGCTGCCAGTGGACGAAGACGGCGAGACCCTGGTGCTGGCCAGCGAGAGCCCGGTCAGCCAAGTATCGCTGGGGGTCATCAGCCGCCAGCTCAAGCGCCCGGTACGCGCCCGCCTGGCCCCCCAGGGCCGGGTAACGCTCGGCCTGCGCTACCACTACCCAAGCGAATGGCAAAAACCCGAGACTCGCGAGATGCTCGCTGTGCTCGAGCGCCACCAGGACGATGCCAGGTTGCTGGAAGAGGTCAGCACCCACCAGGTCATGCTCGGCACCCTGTTGCAGGTTCGCGGCATGGTTCCGGCGACCCTGTTCAACCAGGCGCTGATCGACTTCGACCCCGAACAGCAGAGCCTGGGCGAGCACCTGATCAGCCGCGGCATCATCACCGAAGAGGTCCTGCAGCAGGCCCTCGCCGAACAGGCCAGCGAGCAGCAGGCCGCCTTTGACCTGACCCGGGAGGTGGCATGA
- a CDS encoding phage receptor, giving the protein MKPRLSLSFASLLLCACALAAPTAPMTDFQRFTSFPFMERGYREAQKDNWPEVERLARHVLKRVPNNNEARALLAEALAHQRRYKEAEAIAEVLDDNPEHADALLELRLTWIEQDPPPASQVEGWIASSNSNQRIRLWQAYSLSLAKFGGAHRALDWLNHLPPRDDGRVLRLARGNFSEQLRNWGETIDQLQPLADKGQLPPEDWQRLANAYIQRVDEKGLNTLLASAPSQAAATRARLAMAERAIAMGHNQQAERWLHSLPADQLQQPEQRRQLWALAREGDDAPLVQHLSNELQRPCLETVDWLSRKDLALAREQLKGCQASDDPRAYAILKQRLYGDPPQPAQPRTAAQWEQRYRQTGDLAALEQASFMLLDQGHAERARQLLDQAYDRHQGRLAPSLLQRLGTLYARNDSPLDTRRMLALLPQVDATTRGLLLARLAEAGQCEAVRGAIPANPSETGQYRALGRCAMPDQPGEAVVYYQAAERLGDSGSRLPLAYALEASGDSQAALPIWNSLPASAWTDNARLTAARGALNTGDASSARRHWDAAAHASADDWALGAAIAQRQGDLPQALAYQREALRHAPRAEHYYAAAGTAHQAGDTAQSTAWLAEAVRLAPDQPRYRADYGMRLAAAEDKVQRRQSIPYLEQATRDFPEDYRLGETLALRYDEVENSAAARRELRRVLDVEQNLVDGDDQYGSLEARKYRQRRAHETLSRRDSVTLASTWSPAGTSTNDRFLDNGTRSGSSRKAQSQNVQLALWDHALGEEPSRNGSTLSVYGRVLFGGQSRTDYAQSMGTGVGLRYKPLGQANLNLYAELYHQRQIDSAHYGGLSLGELLSPTKVGSNWGDLRHNAESSNDLLLRATASFLDQGKYRNDWRIDEDAWDERFLYLDAAWWTRAGDHAWLSRFQQGHAWKLPSQSPQTIMPYGFLEFSSQDPSNDWRQDARAGVGVRWQWWFDDDRYNAYRGSLKVRAEYQQALGGNLYERANGVLLGVEMNF; this is encoded by the coding sequence ATGAAGCCCCGTCTTTCCCTGTCGTTCGCCAGCCTGCTGCTGTGTGCTTGCGCCCTCGCCGCGCCGACGGCACCGATGACCGACTTCCAGCGTTTCACCAGTTTCCCGTTCATGGAGCGCGGCTACCGTGAAGCGCAGAAAGACAACTGGCCCGAGGTCGAGCGCCTAGCCCGCCATGTGCTCAAGCGCGTGCCCAACAACAACGAGGCCCGTGCCCTGCTGGCCGAGGCCCTCGCCCACCAGCGCCGCTACAAGGAGGCCGAGGCGATCGCCGAGGTTCTCGACGACAACCCCGAGCACGCCGATGCCCTGCTTGAGCTACGCCTGACCTGGATCGAGCAGGACCCACCGCCCGCCAGCCAGGTCGAAGGCTGGATCGCCAGCAGCAACAGCAATCAACGTATCCGCCTGTGGCAGGCCTACAGCCTGAGCCTGGCCAAGTTCGGCGGCGCACACCGAGCCCTGGACTGGCTCAACCACTTGCCGCCGCGCGACGACGGCAGGGTGCTGCGCCTGGCCCGGGGCAACTTCTCCGAACAGTTGCGCAACTGGGGCGAAACCATCGATCAGCTGCAACCGCTGGCCGACAAGGGGCAACTGCCACCAGAGGACTGGCAGCGCCTGGCCAATGCCTATATCCAACGGGTCGACGAAAAAGGCCTGAACACACTCCTGGCCAGTGCACCCTCGCAAGCAGCTGCCACCCGTGCCCGGCTGGCCATGGCCGAGCGCGCCATCGCCATGGGCCACAACCAGCAGGCCGAGCGCTGGCTGCACAGCCTGCCGGCCGATCAACTGCAACAGCCTGAACAACGCCGGCAGCTGTGGGCGCTCGCTCGCGAGGGTGACGACGCACCGCTGGTGCAGCACTTGAGCAATGAACTGCAGCGCCCCTGCCTGGAAACCGTCGACTGGCTGTCACGCAAGGACCTGGCCTTGGCCCGCGAACAGCTCAAGGGCTGCCAGGCCAGCGACGATCCTCGCGCCTACGCCATCCTCAAGCAGCGCCTATATGGCGACCCGCCTCAACCTGCGCAACCACGCACGGCGGCGCAGTGGGAGCAGCGCTACCGCCAGACCGGCGACCTCGCCGCCTTGGAGCAAGCCAGCTTCATGCTGCTCGACCAAGGCCACGCCGAGCGCGCCCGACAACTGCTGGATCAAGCCTACGACCGCCACCAGGGGCGCCTGGCGCCCTCGCTGTTGCAACGCCTGGGCACCCTCTACGCGCGCAACGACAGCCCGCTGGACACCCGACGCATGCTTGCCCTGCTGCCCCAGGTCGATGCCACCACCCGTGGCCTGCTGCTTGCCCGCCTGGCCGAGGCCGGCCAGTGCGAGGCGGTGCGCGGCGCGATACCGGCCAACCCGAGCGAAACCGGACAGTACCGAGCCCTGGGCCGCTGCGCGATGCCCGACCAGCCCGGTGAAGCAGTGGTTTACTACCAGGCCGCCGAACGCCTGGGCGACTCGGGCAGCCGCCTGCCCCTGGCTTACGCCCTGGAGGCCTCCGGCGACTCGCAGGCAGCCCTGCCGATCTGGAACAGCCTGCCCGCCAGCGCCTGGACCGACAACGCACGCCTGACCGCGGCGCGTGGCGCGCTGAACACTGGCGACGCCAGCAGCGCCCGGCGTCATTGGGACGCCGCCGCACACGCCAGCGCCGACGACTGGGCGTTGGGCGCGGCCATCGCCCAACGCCAGGGCGACCTGCCACAGGCGCTTGCTTACCAGCGCGAGGCCCTGCGCCATGCCCCGCGCGCCGAGCACTACTACGCCGCCGCAGGTACTGCCCACCAAGCCGGCGATACGGCCCAGAGCACCGCCTGGCTGGCCGAGGCCGTGCGCCTGGCCCCGGACCAGCCGCGCTACCGCGCCGACTATGGCATGCGCCTGGCCGCCGCCGAGGACAAGGTCCAACGCCGCCAGTCGATCCCCTACCTGGAGCAGGCCACCCGCGACTTCCCCGAAGACTACCGCCTTGGCGAAACCCTCGCCCTGCGCTACGACGAAGTCGAAAACAGCGCCGCGGCCCGCCGTGAGTTGCGCCGGGTACTGGATGTGGAGCAGAACCTGGTCGACGGCGATGACCAGTACGGCAGCCTGGAAGCACGCAAGTACCGCCAGCGCCGCGCCCATGAAACCCTGTCGCGGCGCGACAGCGTCACCCTGGCCAGCACCTGGTCACCCGCCGGCACCTCCACCAACGACCGCTTCCTCGACAACGGCACCCGCAGCGGCAGTTCGCGCAAGGCGCAATCGCAGAACGTGCAGCTGGCGCTGTGGGACCACGCCCTGGGCGAGGAGCCCAGCCGCAACGGCAGCACCCTGTCGGTGTATGGTCGGGTACTGTTCGGCGGCCAGAGCCGCACCGACTACGCGCAGAGCATGGGTACCGGTGTAGGCCTGCGCTACAAGCCGCTTGGCCAGGCCAACCTCAACCTGTATGCCGAGCTGTACCACCAACGTCAGATCGACAGCGCGCACTACGGCGGCCTGAGCCTGGGCGAGCTGCTCAGCCCGACCAAGGTCGGCAGCAACTGGGGCGACCTGCGTCACAACGCCGAATCGAGCAACGACCTGCTGCTGCGCGCCACCGCTTCGTTCCTGGATCAGGGTAAGTACCGCAACGACTGGCGTATCGACGAGGACGCCTGGGACGAGCGTTTCCTCTACCTCGACGCCGCCTGGTGGACCCGTGCCGGCGACCATGCGTGGCTGTCGCGCTTCCAGCAGGGCCATGCGTGGAAGCTGCCCAGCCAGTCGCCGCAGACGATCATGCCCTACGGTTTCCTCGAGTTCTCCAGCCAGGACCCGAGCAACGACTGGCGCCAGGACGCCCGTGCCGGGGTTGGTGTGCGCTGGCAATGGTGGTTCGACGATGACCGCTACAACGCCTACCGCGGCTCGCTGAAAGTGCGTGCCGAGTACCAGCAGGCGTTGGGCGGCAACCTCTACGAACGCGCCAACGGCGTACTGCTGGGTGTGGAGATGAACTTCTGA